In the Colletotrichum lupini chromosome 1, complete sequence genome, one interval contains:
- a CDS encoding LSM domain-containing protein — protein MENLNISDAPPQGPQPVLGGRAPPPQQTPQLPPQMFTTAAQLLDMTDKKLMVALRDGRKLIGVLRSWDQFANLVLQDTVERVYAHPDPEANPPREGGLFADIKRGIFLVRGENVLLLGEIDLDKDDDPPVGYEPGELKLVQGLANERKEKEKARDKGRIKKLSTLGFEGENMGEILL, from the exons ATGGAAAACCTCAACATCTCCGATGCCCCTCCTCAGGGGCCCCAGCCCGTTCTCGGCGGCCGCGCGCCGCCTCCCCAACAGACCCCTCAGCTCCCGCCTCAGATGTTCACCACTGCGGCGCAGCTGCTGGACATGACCGACA AGAAGCTCATGGTTGCACTGCGCGACGGGCGCAAACTGATTGGCGTCCTCCGTAGCTGGGACCAATTCG CCAACCTCGTTCTTCAAGACACCGTCGAGCGCGTCTACGCCCACCCGGACCCGGAAGCCAACCCGCCCCGCGAAGGGGGCCTCTTTGCGGATATCAAGCGCGGCATCTTCCTTGTTCGCGGCGAGAACGTGCTCCTCCTGGGTGAGATCGACCTCGACAAGGACGACGACCCACCCGTGGGTTACGAGCCGGGCGAGCTTAAGCTGGTTCAGGGCCTGGCAAACGAgaggaaggagaaggagaaggcgcGCGACAAGGGGCGGATCAAGAAGCTCAGCACACTGGGCTTCGAGGGCGAGAACATGGGCGAGATCCTGCTCTGA